The following are encoded in a window of Sminthopsis crassicaudata isolate SCR6 chromosome 5, ASM4859323v1, whole genome shotgun sequence genomic DNA:
- the RSRC1 gene encoding serine/Arginine-related protein 53: MEECLPCTRVAELARGYKQHLLCGEQLPCNSDRAGRVATLRRVAALWRMAVLHNGLCCAHAELLLALGGPKSTGVTRISGVELRWARGRATAAAQEEARPHAAAPALAPAPWGDTFGRGGGPGPQSQLIKTGCRSSDTEEESRSKRKKKHRRRSSSSSSSESRTFSCKKTRRKSRSKSRSWSRDLQPRSHSYDRRRRHRSSSSSSYGSRRKQSRSRSRGRGKSYRSQRSRSKSRTRKSRSRPRPRSHSRSSERSSHRRTRSRSRERECRKGREKEKREKERERGKEKEVHGAKRGDSGNIKTGLEHLPPAEQTKARLQLVLEAAAKADEALKAKERSEEEAKRRKVEDQATFGEQVKRVKEIVAIESDSFVQQTFRSSKEIRRPTDPGEGKQEPAASGPVTADPPHVEKEIQPSSIPTTIKYQDDNSLAHPNLFIEKAEAEEKWFKRLIALRQERLMGSPVA, encoded by the exons ATGGAAGAGTGCCTGCCCTGTACAAGAGTGGCTGAGCTGGCAAGAGGCTACAAGCAGCATCTGCTCTGTGGAGAGCAACTGCCCTGTAATAGTGACCGAGCTGGGAGAGTGGCCACATTGCGGAGAGTGGCTGCCTTGTGGAGAATGGCCGTGCTGCACAATGGGCTCTGCTGTGCTCATGCTGAGTTACTACTGGCGCTGGGTGGACCAAAAAGTACTGGTGTAACCAG aatctctggggtggAACTGAGGTGGGCTCGAGGCCGGGCGACTGCGGCGGCGCAAGAGGAGGCACGTCCACACGCTGCGGCTCCCGCTCTGGCTCCGGCTCCGTGGGGCGACACTTTCGGCCGAGGCGGTGGCCCCGGGCCCCAGAGCCAGCTTATAAAAACGGGATGTCGTTCATCAGATACTGAAGAAGAGAGTAgaagtaagaggaaaaaaaaacatagaagaaGGTCATCTTCAAGTAGTTCTTCAGAGAGTAGAACCTTCAGCTGTAAGAAGACAAGAAGGAAATCAAGGTCCAAGTCAAGATCTTGGTCTAGAGATCTCCAGCCTCGCTCACATTCTTATGATAGAAGACGCAGGCACCGTTCCAGTAGTAGCTCTTCTTATGGAtctagaagaaaacaaagtcGGAGTAGATCGAGGGGCCGAGGAAAATCCTATAGATCTCAGAGATCAAGGTCAAAAAGTAGAACGAGAAAGTCAAGGTCAAGACCTCGTCCACGGTCCCATAGTCGAAGTAGTGAAAGATCTAGCCATCGACGAACTCGCAGCCGATCTCGAGAACGAGAGTGTCGTAAAGGgcgagagaaagagaagagagagaaggagcgagagagggggaaggagaaggaagtgcACGGTGCCAAGCGCGGGGATTCTGGAAACATCAAAACTGGATTAGAACATCTGCCCCCTGCTGAGCAAACCAAAGCTAGACTGCAACTAGTCCTCGAAGCTGCTGCTAAAGCTGATGAAGCCCTGAAAGCAAAAGAGCGAAGTgaagaagaagcaaaaagaagaaaggtaGAAGACCAAGCCACCTTCGGGGAACAAGTGAAAAGAGTCAAAGAAATCGTGGCGATCGAAAGTGACTCCTTCGTCCAGCAGACGTTCAGATCCAGCAAAGAAATCAGGAGGCCCACTGACCCTGGTGAAGGGAAACAGGAGCCGGCCGCCTCGGGACCGGTGACTGCGGATCCGCCGCACGTTGAGAAAGAAATCCAGCCCAGCAGCATCCCAACCACTATCAAGTACCAGGATGATAATTCTCTAGCCCACCCCAACCTATTTATTGAGAAGGCTGAAGCTGAGGAAAAGTGGTTCAAGAGATTAATTGCTCTGCGACAAGAACGACTGATGGGTAGTCCAGTTGCCTGA